One Niallia circulans DNA segment encodes these proteins:
- a CDS encoding Lrp/AsnC family transcriptional regulator translates to MSSGYSVPNLVLDEIDKTILSMLHENSRVSYTDIAKEVDLSRVAVQMRINNLTEKGVIEKFTTVINPTKIGIHVSAFFNVEVEPQYLEEVAAQLAEEHSVTSLYHMTGPSKLHMHGIFEDNQEMEKFMTEKMYPLRGVVSVDCQILIKRYKSRMGMKL, encoded by the coding sequence TTGTCATCAGGTTATAGTGTTCCCAATTTAGTGCTAGATGAAATAGATAAAACAATCCTTTCCATGTTACATGAAAATAGTCGTGTTTCTTATACTGATATTGCAAAAGAAGTGGATTTATCAAGGGTTGCAGTCCAAATGCGCATTAACAACTTAACAGAGAAGGGCGTAATTGAAAAATTCACAACCGTCATTAATCCAACAAAAATCGGTATTCATGTTTCCGCCTTTTTTAATGTCGAGGTAGAGCCTCAATATTTAGAGGAGGTAGCGGCCCAGCTCGCTGAAGAGCATTCTGTCACAAGCTTGTATCATATGACTGGTCCAAGTAAATTACACATGCATGGTATCTTTGAGGACAATCAGGAAATGGAAAAGTTCATGACAGAAAAAATGTATCCACTTCGTGGTGTCGTAAGTGTAGATTGCCAAATCCTTATAAAAAGATATAAGAGCAGAATGGGTATGAAGCTGTAA
- a CDS encoding YwiC-like family protein: MVLPKEHGTWMMFFLPYLLGMFLSGANWLHLFFMVGWFFVFLTSTPLLSIIRKPRYKAEMLPWVYKYSVIALIFVLPIIWIKPILLWGIVVISLLLGVSSHFIKIRQERSLWNNLSGILIFSLGGIAAYIIGQGSLTKDAIILLIITTLYFMSSAFYVKSLIRERKNTAFKRRSHIYHGLLLLVPFLLNIPWLVIAYVPSVCKDFLTSRKEAIKPIKIGIMEIINGLVFFIICLYVLR; this comes from the coding sequence ATGGTTTTGCCAAAAGAGCATGGGACGTGGATGATGTTTTTTCTTCCCTATCTATTAGGGATGTTTTTATCTGGAGCTAATTGGCTGCATCTCTTCTTTATGGTAGGCTGGTTTTTCGTTTTTTTAACATCTACACCATTACTCAGCATTATTCGGAAACCGCGCTATAAAGCGGAGATGCTGCCATGGGTATATAAGTATAGTGTCATCGCACTTATTTTTGTTTTACCAATAATATGGATAAAGCCGATTCTTCTTTGGGGAATAGTAGTAATATCATTATTGCTTGGTGTTTCTAGCCATTTCATTAAAATAAGGCAAGAACGAAGTTTATGGAATAATTTGAGCGGTATTCTTATCTTTTCTTTGGGAGGAATTGCCGCCTATATAATTGGGCAAGGATCTTTAACGAAAGATGCCATCATATTATTAATTATAACCACATTATATTTTATGAGCAGTGCCTTTTACGTTAAATCGTTAATTAGAGAGCGGAAAAATACAGCATTTAAAAGAAGATCTCATATTTATCACGGGCTACTATTGCTTGTACCATTTCTCTTAAACATACCGTGGTTGGTTATAGCGTATGTGCCCAGTGTATGCAAAGACTTTCTAACTTCTAGAAAGGAAGCAATAAAGCCTATCAAAATTGGTATTATGGAGATTATAAACGGACTTGTATTTTTTATAATTTGTTTATATGTACTAAGATAG
- a CDS encoding sensor histidine kinase: MGVAMSKQKLIEAMFQKMNDAVFFLKQNEVLFMNPKAVELINKFEVDLFNMPSICHVCNGMTNEEGYQTCSSCFIEGDKNLESFQLFLTKKHGSDSSDIPFSGSYFLLDALEEVNVLVLRNLTNQQETEKLQYQKSLTEYVIHASEEERKRLSRELHDGLAQEIYSALIQLQSMRYTPDFNKVKETASKVETIIVKSLNSIKSMAIDLRPAALDDMGLYAALKSYCKRYEETFGMEVELYSNIQSERFDGNIETMVYRVCTEALINAAKYADVEQVVVYLLAGKKQLRVEVMDEGVGFDLHNIHVKGSGLGLRNMEERISLLGGKVSIETAIGIGTKVLAVIPLEQEDNND, translated from the coding sequence ATGGGAGTAGCAATGTCTAAACAGAAATTAATCGAAGCTATGTTTCAAAAGATGAATGATGCGGTATTTTTTCTGAAGCAAAATGAAGTGCTTTTTATGAATCCAAAAGCAGTGGAGCTTATTAATAAATTTGAAGTGGATTTATTTAATATGCCGTCAATATGTCATGTTTGTAATGGGATGACGAATGAAGAAGGCTATCAAACCTGCTCAAGCTGTTTTATAGAAGGAGACAAGAATCTAGAATCCTTTCAATTATTTTTAACGAAAAAACACGGTTCCGACTCATCTGATATTCCATTTAGCGGCAGCTACTTTCTATTGGATGCGCTTGAGGAAGTGAATGTGTTAGTGTTAAGGAATTTAACTAATCAACAAGAAACAGAAAAGCTTCAGTATCAAAAGTCTTTAACAGAATATGTGATTCATGCGTCAGAAGAAGAACGAAAACGCCTTTCAAGAGAACTGCATGATGGTTTAGCACAAGAAATATACAGTGCGCTCATTCAATTACAGTCTATGCGCTATACACCAGATTTCAATAAAGTGAAGGAAACAGCAAGTAAAGTGGAAACCATTATTGTTAAATCCCTTAACTCCATCAAATCAATGGCAATTGATTTACGTCCAGCTGCATTAGATGATATGGGACTTTATGCTGCACTTAAATCTTATTGTAAACGATATGAAGAAACATTCGGGATGGAAGTAGAGTTATACAGTAATATCCAATCGGAACGTTTTGATGGCAATATCGAAACAATGGTTTACCGTGTATGTACAGAAGCACTTATAAATGCTGCTAAATATGCGGATGTTGAACAGGTTGTTGTGTATTTATTGGCAGGTAAAAAACAACTTCGTGTTGAAGTGATGGACGAAGGGGTAGGCTTTGATTTGCATAATATTCATGTTAAGGGCTCCGGCCTTGGCCTTCGTAATATGGAAGAACGAATTTCTCTGCTCGGAGGAAAGGTTTCTATCGAGACAGCCATTGGTATCGGTACAAAGGTTTTAGCTGTTATTCCATTAGAACAGGAGGATAACAATGATTAA
- a CDS encoding L,D-transpeptidase, which produces MENGARNLIADDENKRGNRYNKNGKSKLIIGIAAVIVVIGLILGGFFYYQSTHFNSQIKINGINIGGLTADQALNKLGSTEYKNVVYIGEDKIFDAEDTKITYTDDDLPNIIKMLKSQRTWLPSSDAKEFELKPSKNASSFAEIKQQFQDELTDRNKSLTPPKDAQAELKEGEIVITKSEDGKQYDIDGLLEQYEKQQYKSEIHLEAAFITPIKEDNEIVKQEEEKLQALLAQTIDYKVQDKSYSLKGSDVIKNATVTKDLKISVDPSDIESKVAEINDTQSTLDKNFSFKTHTGSVIQVKGQGYGWALNEEQEAASLQKAFENGDNSHTASNIYGHGWTNEGIGYETTGNNGIGDTYAEVSISEQKAWIYKNGKLIVTTDVVTGRHNTNEDTHKGVWYILYKRTPYTLKGTSVGHGGAYEVEVDYWAPFTNDGQGFHDAGWRTNWASDAYLTAGSGGCVNTPANIMKKVYDNLDTYEPVIVY; this is translated from the coding sequence ATGGAGAATGGAGCACGTAATCTCATTGCAGATGACGAGAATAAAAGAGGAAACAGGTACAACAAGAACGGTAAATCAAAGCTTATTATCGGAATTGCCGCTGTTATTGTAGTTATTGGACTTATATTAGGAGGATTCTTCTATTATCAAAGCACTCATTTTAATTCTCAAATAAAAATTAACGGTATAAATATAGGCGGATTGACAGCTGACCAGGCTCTAAACAAATTAGGTTCAACTGAATACAAAAATGTTGTTTATATCGGAGAAGACAAAATCTTTGATGCAGAAGATACGAAAATAACCTATACAGATGATGACTTACCAAATATAATAAAAATGTTGAAGAGCCAGCGAACATGGCTGCCTTCCTCAGATGCAAAGGAATTTGAGCTGAAGCCAAGTAAAAATGCTTCATCATTCGCAGAAATAAAGCAACAGTTTCAAGATGAACTGACAGATAGAAATAAAAGCTTAACACCACCAAAGGACGCACAAGCTGAGCTTAAAGAAGGTGAAATTGTCATCACAAAAAGTGAAGACGGCAAGCAATATGACATTGACGGACTTCTTGAGCAATATGAAAAACAGCAATATAAAAGTGAAATCCATTTGGAAGCTGCATTTATAACACCAATTAAAGAGGACAACGAAATTGTCAAACAAGAAGAGGAAAAACTACAAGCCCTTTTGGCTCAGACAATTGATTATAAGGTTCAGGATAAATCGTATTCTTTAAAAGGCAGTGATGTCATCAAAAATGCAACGGTTACGAAGGATCTGAAAATTTCTGTTGATCCAAGTGATATAGAAAGTAAAGTTGCAGAGATAAATGACACTCAATCAACTCTAGATAAAAACTTTAGCTTTAAGACACATACAGGTTCCGTTATCCAAGTAAAAGGACAGGGATACGGATGGGCGCTTAATGAAGAACAAGAGGCTGCAAGTCTTCAAAAAGCCTTTGAAAATGGTGATAACTCCCATACTGCATCTAATATTTACGGACATGGCTGGACTAATGAAGGTATTGGATATGAAACAACCGGCAACAACGGGATAGGCGATACGTACGCGGAAGTATCCATTTCAGAACAAAAAGCATGGATTTACAAAAACGGAAAATTAATCGTAACAACAGATGTCGTAACAGGAAGACATAACACGAATGAAGATACACACAAAGGTGTATGGTATATCCTTTATAAACGAACACCATACACACTTAAAGGAACTTCTGTTGGCCATGGCGGAGCATATGAAGTAGAAGTTGATTATTGGGCGCCATTTACAAACGATGGCCAAGGCTTCCACGATGCTGGCTGGAGAACAAATTGGGCAAGCGATGCCTATTTAACAGCAGGATCTGGCGGCTGTGTTAATACACCAGCGAACATAATGAAAAAAGTGTATGATAATCTTGACACATACGAACCAGTTATTGTTTATTAG
- the narI gene encoding respiratory nitrate reductase subunit gamma, translating to MNSVTQLFWTIIPYIFIMIFILGMIFRYRYDQFSWTAKSSELLEKKKLMIGSSLFHIGIIFVFFGHVGGLLVPIEITEAFGVSDHLYHTIAVWSGGFFGFIAYVGIILLTWRRLSDVRVRTVSTFSDIAINIILIIVMSLGIFSTFFGTSNQPDFNYRETVSVWFRQLFILQPDGDLMSGVPLLFKLHILSAFALFALFPFSRLVHAFSLPIGYIKRRYIIYQKNVVRK from the coding sequence TTGAATAGTGTTACACAGCTTTTTTGGACAATTATTCCCTATATATTTATCATGATATTTATTTTAGGTATGATTTTTCGCTATCGATATGATCAATTTTCGTGGACAGCTAAGTCAAGTGAATTACTAGAAAAGAAGAAATTAATGATTGGCAGCAGTTTATTTCATATCGGGATTATTTTCGTGTTTTTCGGTCATGTCGGCGGACTGCTTGTGCCGATCGAAATAACAGAAGCTTTTGGTGTTAGCGATCATCTGTATCATACAATCGCTGTTTGGAGCGGTGGATTTTTCGGGTTCATTGCATATGTTGGAATCATCCTGTTAACATGGCGAAGACTTTCAGATGTTCGAGTGCGAACCGTTAGCACCTTTTCAGACATTGCCATTAATATCATTTTAATTATTGTCATGTCTCTTGGTATTTTCAGTACCTTTTTTGGCACAAGCAATCAACCGGATTTTAACTATCGTGAAACAGTATCCGTTTGGTTTCGTCAGTTATTTATTCTACAGCCAGACGGCGACCTGATGAGCGGGGTTCCGCTGTTGTTTAAATTACATATCCTTTCAGCCTTTGCCTTGTTTGCTTTGTTTCCCTTCAGCAGATTAGTACATGCATTTAGCCTGCCAATAGGATATATTAAAAGACGGTATATAATCTATCAAAAAAATGTGGTACGCAAGTAA
- a CDS encoding GAF domain-containing protein, with amino-acid sequence MTLSVEQKITDLLIEIRLQLEVDFVGLAMAAENADGEVVIKWKYVSNNRNNRYQKIVLQVGKGIAGIVWKTARPYVIEDAKKDIQETKDFPLTITEQLVSMAAIPLLNGHEVQAVLLGGFRKKKKLNQEFIDQLISLCTEINPLLLEVRG; translated from the coding sequence GTGACTCTTAGTGTAGAACAAAAAATCACAGATTTATTAATTGAAATACGACTTCAGCTTGAAGTAGATTTTGTTGGATTAGCGATGGCTGCAGAGAACGCGGACGGAGAAGTAGTTATTAAGTGGAAATACGTTTCTAATAATCGTAATAATCGGTATCAAAAAATTGTTCTGCAAGTAGGAAAAGGAATAGCTGGAATTGTATGGAAAACCGCTCGACCTTATGTAATAGAAGATGCAAAAAAAGATATCCAGGAGACGAAGGATTTTCCGTTAACCATAACAGAGCAATTGGTCAGTATGGCAGCTATTCCTCTTTTAAACGGGCATGAGGTTCAAGCTGTTTTATTAGGTGGATTTAGAAAAAAGAAAAAACTAAATCAGGAATTTATAGATCAATTGATTTCTCTTTGTACAGAAATAAACCCATTATTACTTGAAGTAAGGGGATGA
- the glp gene encoding gephyrin-like molybdotransferase Glp — protein MTLSRKPLQVNSVIEKLWECRQPGKTELVSIDHTTGRYLGEAIIAKSDVPSFDKSPYDGFAIRAEDTIQASQEQSIELEVIDQIGAGTVSQKKVQQFQAIRIMTGAQIPLGCDAVIMIELVKEISRDGKSFIQIKRRMKTGENISFQGEDIKAETLLVKKGTKINPGIQSLLATFGYHHVAVMQKPKIGVLATGDELLDVNEPLAPGRIRDSNSYMIMEQIKRSGAEAIYYGRIADTLAATYDVIKKAINEVDILITIGGVSVGDFDYMPEVYEALGAEILCNKMAMRPGSVTTIATYAGKILFGLSGNPSACYVGFELFTRPMVRHLLGSDKPFAKKVTAILDTNFPKANPFTRFVRSTLYARETNIYVSPIGMDKSNIIYSLAFANSLIILPGGTRGYRKGMQVEVLLLEDEEGSESF, from the coding sequence ATGACGCTATCTCGAAAACCACTACAAGTTAACAGCGTGATAGAAAAATTATGGGAATGCCGCCAACCTGGTAAAACAGAGCTTGTTTCGATTGATCATACTACAGGACGCTACCTAGGTGAAGCGATCATAGCCAAATCAGATGTACCATCCTTCGATAAATCACCATATGACGGCTTTGCCATACGAGCGGAAGATACGATTCAGGCATCACAAGAGCAGAGTATCGAGTTAGAGGTTATTGACCAAATTGGCGCAGGTACAGTATCACAAAAAAAGGTGCAGCAATTTCAGGCGATTCGGATTATGACAGGTGCGCAAATTCCGTTAGGTTGTGATGCAGTTATTATGATAGAGCTTGTTAAGGAGATAAGCAGAGACGGAAAGAGCTTTATACAGATTAAAAGAAGAATGAAAACGGGAGAAAATATTTCTTTTCAAGGTGAGGATATAAAGGCTGAAACGCTGTTAGTTAAAAAAGGTACAAAAATAAATCCTGGTATTCAGTCTTTATTAGCGACATTTGGATACCACCATGTGGCAGTCATGCAAAAACCAAAAATCGGTGTACTTGCTACAGGTGACGAGCTATTGGATGTAAATGAACCATTAGCTCCAGGGAGGATTCGGGATAGTAACAGCTATATGATAATGGAACAAATTAAACGAAGCGGTGCTGAAGCCATCTATTATGGCAGGATTGCTGATACCCTTGCAGCTACATATGATGTTATTAAGAAAGCGATTAATGAAGTAGATATCCTTATAACTATCGGTGGAGTTTCGGTTGGTGACTTTGATTATATGCCAGAGGTCTACGAAGCACTTGGGGCAGAGATCCTTTGCAATAAAATGGCAATGAGGCCAGGAAGTGTCACTACAATAGCAACTTATGCGGGCAAAATCCTCTTTGGATTATCTGGTAATCCGTCTGCATGTTATGTTGGATTCGAACTATTCACTAGGCCAATGGTTCGCCATTTATTAGGAAGTGACAAACCATTTGCCAAAAAAGTAACAGCCATTTTAGACACAAATTTTCCAAAAGCAAATCCTTTTACACGCTTTGTACGCAGCACGCTTTATGCCCGCGAAACAAACATTTATGTTTCACCTATTGGGATGGATAAGTCTAATATCATTTATTCATTAGCATTTGCCAACAGCTTAATAATCCTTCCCGGTGGTACAAGAGGCTATAGAAAAGGGATGCAAGTTGAGGTTTTATTGCTAGAGGATGAAGAAGGAAGTGAATCATTTTGA
- the mobB gene encoding molybdopterin-guanine dinucleotide biosynthesis protein B, whose product MILQFVGFQNSGKTTAMEWTIQSLSEKGFKVIAIKHHGHGGPPNTLVKDSTKYNNAGAIASLVEGDGVLHLELTQQHWNIEKMLSLISSLDYDLLLIEGYKHEHYPKVVFTSSGEEHAKLTSLFNIQFTIPYCQNLEDKWKHVSKVIAWLEGELVKKET is encoded by the coding sequence TTGATTCTGCAATTTGTAGGCTTTCAAAACAGCGGTAAAACAACGGCGATGGAGTGGACGATTCAAAGTTTGAGTGAAAAAGGCTTTAAAGTCATTGCGATAAAGCATCATGGTCATGGCGGTCCGCCAAATACACTTGTGAAGGATTCCACAAAGTATAATAACGCAGGAGCGATTGCCAGCCTAGTCGAAGGCGACGGTGTTTTGCATTTAGAGTTGACACAACAACACTGGAATATCGAAAAAATGCTGTCACTCATATCCAGTTTGGATTATGACTTATTATTAATCGAAGGATATAAGCATGAACATTACCCAAAGGTTGTATTTACTTCTTCAGGAGAAGAGCATGCTAAATTGACATCTCTTTTCAATATTCAATTCACTATCCCATATTGTCAAAACCTTGAGGATAAATGGAAGCATGTGAGTAAGGTCATTGCTTGGTTAGAAGGTGAATTGGTTAAGAAGGAAACGTAA
- a CDS encoding response regulator transcription factor — translation MINVVIADDHAIVRSGLSFLIEAQEDMQVVGTAADGLEASYLVERLQPHVVLMDLSMPPGENGLSATKKIKKAFPHINVLILTMHDDEEYLYHAFKSGATGYILKNAKDDELLNAIRSVINGGRYIHSKVSTKMVREHIESPRQEPEFVDSYFLLSNREQEVLPLVALGYGNKEIADKLFISVKTVEAHKANMMSKLGLTTRPELVQYAIKKNLIDL, via the coding sequence ATGATTAATGTGGTAATTGCAGATGATCATGCCATTGTTAGAAGCGGTTTGTCGTTTTTAATTGAGGCACAAGAGGATATGCAGGTGGTAGGGACTGCTGCTGATGGTCTTGAAGCTTCTTATTTAGTAGAAAGACTGCAGCCACATGTAGTCTTAATGGATTTAAGCATGCCTCCTGGAGAAAATGGCCTTTCGGCAACGAAAAAAATCAAAAAAGCTTTTCCACATATAAATGTATTAATACTAACGATGCATGATGATGAGGAATATCTTTATCATGCATTTAAGTCCGGTGCAACAGGCTATATCTTAAAGAATGCGAAGGATGATGAGCTGCTGAATGCGATCCGCTCTGTTATAAATGGAGGAAGGTATATTCATTCAAAGGTATCAACGAAAATGGTGCGTGAGCATATTGAGAGTCCACGGCAAGAGCCTGAATTCGTTGATTCTTACTTTTTATTATCCAATCGTGAGCAGGAGGTCCTTCCATTAGTTGCTCTGGGATATGGCAATAAAGAAATTGCTGACAAACTATTCATTTCTGTTAAAACAGTGGAGGCACATAAAGCAAATATGATGAGCAAATTAGGGTTAACAACAAGACCGGAGCTTGTTCAATATGCTATAAAGAAAAATTTAATAGATTTATAA
- a CDS encoding molybdenum cofactor guanylyltransferase, with the protein MPLNQTYTGIILAGGQSRRFGSQKAFAIREGKYFYQYSIDAMNPFTADIYLVAHPEIKSNFQSLQDITVIEDADSFTGYGPLAGIYSVMAQQNAEWFIVLPIDSPFVTTKTIEKLLSYIHDGYDAVVPVIDSKHQPLIAVYNKRIQGKVYHALTQKELSMQKFLQQINVKFVEDFDKQHFININFQDDYTNFI; encoded by the coding sequence GTGCCATTAAATCAAACATATACAGGGATTATTTTAGCTGGCGGGCAATCAAGAAGATTCGGGAGCCAAAAAGCCTTTGCTATTAGAGAAGGCAAGTATTTTTATCAATACTCTATTGATGCCATGAATCCATTTACTGCTGACATCTATCTTGTTGCACACCCGGAAATTAAGAGCAACTTTCAATCATTACAAGATATAACGGTGATCGAGGATGCTGATAGTTTTACAGGATACGGTCCACTGGCAGGCATTTATTCTGTTATGGCTCAACAAAACGCTGAATGGTTCATTGTTTTACCTATAGATAGCCCCTTCGTTACAACAAAGACAATTGAAAAGCTGCTCTCATACATCCATGATGGCTATGATGCAGTTGTACCGGTCATTGACTCAAAACATCAGCCGCTCATTGCTGTTTATAACAAAAGAATTCAGGGAAAAGTCTATCATGCGTTAACACAGAAGGAATTATCGATGCAAAAGTTTTTACAGCAGATAAACGTGAAGTTTGTTGAAGACTTTGATAAACAGCATTTTATTAATATTAATTTTCAGGATGACTATACTAATTTTATTTAA